Proteins co-encoded in one Longimicrobium sp. genomic window:
- a CDS encoding NAD(P)-dependent oxidoreductase, with protein MSDVRPGRVVIVGGCGFIGSRLANALAARGADVTVADIAPPPADLDSRCRVEERDVRRAAGLRGVARGAEAVFALAAKLKKTCEEDPACGWQTNVLGMANLLDEVIASGSRPRVVFTSSGGVYDPDGTVFPTPESGALRAIGLYAASKLAGEGMVAASAAAGGFSAVIFRPFTVFGAGPAAGERGHFIAHWLELAAAGRPLTLHGDGCGTVDLTCVDDAVRALEMAARAPIPPRQCRTYNLGGGTETPVAEVARWMREADPSITVTHTAAPHQSPSRQSADMRRIREELGYEPAVHPRDEIRRLVEARLGGAGR; from the coding sequence GTGTCTGACGTGCGGCCGGGGCGCGTGGTGATCGTCGGCGGGTGCGGGTTCATCGGCAGCCGGCTCGCCAACGCGCTGGCCGCGCGGGGAGCCGACGTCACGGTGGCCGACATCGCCCCTCCCCCCGCCGACCTGGACTCACGCTGCCGGGTGGAGGAGCGGGACGTGCGCCGGGCCGCCGGCCTCCGCGGAGTCGCGCGGGGCGCGGAGGCGGTTTTCGCGCTGGCGGCAAAGCTGAAGAAGACGTGCGAGGAGGATCCCGCTTGCGGGTGGCAGACCAACGTGCTGGGGATGGCCAACCTGCTGGACGAGGTGATCGCCTCCGGCAGCCGGCCGCGCGTCGTCTTCACGAGCTCGGGCGGGGTGTACGACCCTGACGGCACCGTGTTCCCCACTCCAGAGTCGGGGGCGCTCCGGGCGATCGGGCTCTACGCGGCGTCGAAGCTCGCCGGGGAGGGGATGGTCGCGGCCTCGGCGGCGGCGGGCGGCTTCTCCGCGGTGATCTTTCGCCCCTTTACCGTGTTCGGCGCCGGGCCGGCGGCGGGTGAGCGGGGGCACTTCATCGCGCACTGGCTGGAGCTCGCCGCCGCGGGACGGCCGTTGACGCTGCACGGCGACGGGTGCGGCACGGTGGACCTCACCTGCGTGGACGACGCGGTGCGCGCGCTGGAAATGGCGGCGCGGGCGCCCATCCCCCCGCGGCAGTGCCGGACGTACAACCTGGGCGGCGGAACCGAGACGCCGGTGGCCGAGGTGGCCCGCTGGATGCGCGAGGCCGATCCGTCGATCACGGTGACGCACACGGCCGCGCCGCACCAATCGCCGTCGCGGCAGTCCGCGGACATGCGGCGCATCCGGGAGGAGCTGGGGTATGAGCCGGCGGTGCACCCGCGCGACGAGATCCGGCGGTTGGTGGAGGCCCGGCTGGGCGGGGCGGGGCGGTGA
- a CDS encoding FAD-dependent oxidoreductase, whose product MRTLIAGGGVAGLAAARALRSRGLGCTILEGSGELGGLACTDQADGFSFDRTGHVLHFSRPEVRAEFEALGVPLTRTERRAAVVVRDAVVPYPFQFNLWALGDPGLARRALKTARQAHAGRDPNPASFAGVLAGAWGETMEALFFRPYNEKLWGRGLEELPPDCAGDFLPDPQLDLVEEGIRGPTGYTGYNAHFLYPASGRLGDVIDALARPLQPQVHLHSTVASVDLERRTAATRDGREFPFDHLISTMPLPALLAAAKLPLPEGGLLDATRVGNVRVRIRGRMLSDLHWIYTPDPSVVFHRVGFPANLNPRTCPPGCISLSIEHTIPREGERRGSGEIAVSAVEYLVRVGLIEVESWSAEEIVLSPAYVVWRAAGRPWFREMAEMLRERGVLLAGRFGTWEYLSLEGAYASGMAAAEAVAGREVARV is encoded by the coding sequence TTGAGGACGCTGATCGCGGGGGGCGGCGTGGCCGGGCTGGCCGCCGCCCGGGCGCTTCGCTCGCGCGGGCTGGGGTGCACGATCCTGGAAGGCTCGGGCGAGCTCGGGGGCCTGGCGTGCACGGACCAGGCGGACGGGTTCAGCTTCGACCGCACCGGGCACGTCCTGCACTTCAGCCGGCCGGAGGTCCGGGCCGAGTTCGAAGCGCTCGGCGTGCCGCTCACGCGCACGGAAAGGCGCGCCGCGGTGGTGGTGCGCGATGCGGTGGTGCCCTACCCCTTCCAGTTCAACCTGTGGGCGCTGGGCGATCCCGGCCTCGCCAGGCGTGCGCTGAAAACGGCGCGCCAGGCGCACGCCGGCCGCGACCCCAACCCCGCCTCCTTCGCCGGCGTGCTGGCGGGAGCGTGGGGCGAGACGATGGAGGCGCTCTTCTTCAGGCCGTACAACGAGAAGCTCTGGGGGCGCGGGCTGGAGGAGCTGCCGCCCGACTGCGCGGGCGACTTCCTCCCCGATCCCCAGCTCGACCTGGTGGAGGAGGGTATCCGTGGGCCCACCGGCTACACGGGATACAACGCGCACTTCCTTTATCCCGCCTCCGGGCGGCTGGGCGACGTCATCGACGCGCTGGCGCGGCCCCTCCAGCCACAGGTCCACCTCCACAGCACCGTGGCGTCGGTGGATCTGGAGCGGCGCACGGCCGCCACCCGCGACGGAAGGGAGTTCCCGTTCGACCACCTGATCAGCACGATGCCGCTCCCCGCGCTCCTGGCAGCCGCGAAGCTCCCCCTGCCGGAGGGCGGACTGCTGGACGCGACCCGCGTGGGCAACGTCCGCGTCCGCATCCGCGGGCGGATGCTGAGCGACCTGCACTGGATCTACACCCCCGATCCGTCCGTCGTCTTCCACCGGGTGGGCTTCCCGGCGAACCTGAACCCCCGCACCTGCCCGCCGGGGTGCATCAGCCTTTCCATCGAGCACACGATTCCGCGCGAGGGGGAGCGGCGCGGCTCGGGGGAGATCGCGGTGTCGGCCGTGGAATACCTCGTTCGCGTGGGGTTGATCGAGGTGGAGTCGTGGAGCGCGGAGGAGATCGTGCTGTCGCCCGCGTACGTGGTGTGGCGGGCGGCGGGGCGTCCGTGGTTCCGCGAAATGGCGGAGATGCTCCGCGAGCGCGGGGTGCTGCTCGCCGGCCGATTCGGCACGTGGGAGTACCTGTCGCTGGAGGGCGCCTATGCGTCGGGGATGGCGGCGGCGGAAGCGGTCGCGGGGCGGGAGGTGGCGCGTGTCTGA
- a CDS encoding MraY family glycosyltransferase — MSAALAGALLAAVLCAALTPLAGRLASRLGIVAGANPDVPTHTRAVPLLGGVAILSGVAPVLAMAAAADSRWRAFALALVPLLLLGLYKDWAERPLSPALQLAVQGAAAGVLVWGGLRLDVLTHPAADAAASVFVCLWIVNSWNFIDVMDGLAASVAVVSAVAFALAAGHLGDRTAAAVAFAIAGGALGFLLHNRPPARIFMGDVGSFALGLSFAALVMATSRGVGSGAGALLLVAVPLADVAFSSLVRIRAGRSPLVGGAEHLCLRLLARGWRVPVILAAASIAAAAGGTAGLFLLRQDQAPPAATTTTE; from the coding sequence GTGAGCGCGGCGCTGGCCGGCGCGCTCCTGGCGGCCGTCCTGTGCGCCGCCCTCACGCCGCTCGCTGGGCGCCTGGCTTCGCGGCTGGGGATCGTGGCCGGCGCGAACCCGGACGTGCCCACGCACACCCGTGCGGTTCCGCTGCTGGGGGGTGTCGCGATCTTGTCGGGAGTGGCGCCCGTGCTGGCGATGGCGGCGGCGGCGGACTCGCGCTGGAGGGCCTTCGCCCTCGCCCTGGTTCCCCTCCTGCTGCTGGGGCTCTACAAGGACTGGGCGGAGCGCCCGCTCTCCCCCGCCCTCCAGCTCGCGGTGCAGGGTGCGGCGGCGGGGGTGCTGGTGTGGGGCGGACTGCGTCTCGACGTGCTTACCCACCCCGCCGCCGATGCCGCGGCCAGCGTGTTCGTGTGCCTCTGGATCGTCAACAGCTGGAACTTCATCGACGTCATGGACGGACTGGCCGCGAGCGTGGCGGTGGTCAGCGCCGTGGCCTTCGCGCTCGCGGCGGGCCACCTGGGGGACCGGACGGCGGCGGCGGTCGCCTTCGCCATCGCGGGCGGCGCACTGGGCTTCCTCCTGCACAACCGGCCGCCGGCGCGCATCTTCATGGGCGACGTCGGCTCGTTCGCGCTGGGGCTCTCCTTCGCCGCGCTGGTGATGGCGACGTCGCGCGGCGTGGGTTCGGGAGCCGGCGCGCTGCTCCTGGTGGCGGTGCCGCTGGCGGACGTCGCCTTCAGCTCCCTCGTCCGGATCCGGGCCGGCCGCTCGCCGCTCGTGGGCGGGGCCGAGCACCTGTGCCTCCGTCTGCTGGCGCGGGGGTGGAGAGTACCGGTGATCCTGGCGGCCGCGTCGATCGCGGCGGCGGCGGGGGGTACCGCCGGGCTGTTCCTCCTTCGGCAGGATCAGGCTCCACCGGCCGCGACGACCACCACCGAATAA